From a region of the Cyclopterus lumpus isolate fCycLum1 chromosome 5, fCycLum1.pri, whole genome shotgun sequence genome:
- the zmynd10 gene encoding zinc finger MYND domain-containing protein 10, producing MDTSVILPVEAEGFVQSLETSSLKEVGSERWFRQHAHIEKLNMQAILNASAMHDEYVKELLVSYGKIPVLVHEMILVEIWKHKVFPILCQLEDFNPNNTFHLYMVIHHEATIINLLETIMYHKDSCEAAGDSVLDLVDYCHRKLTLLVGKATREAATTHDQHNPKGTAVVPSTDLMTELQMQSAAQEFEISLKAVSVLRFITDHTESISVINRMMCTHNMPCMLVQLIDCCPWSRCKDGEVEKYINGRWQKISVEYHLTMTKLDGQVWISLHNLLLKEDCQRKYDFNNYNKNQLLKLQGFMTEVLVDQLPNLLDLQRFLAHLTVTDPAPPKKELILEQIPEIWNYIVRENSGKWKAIAKYQVKETFSPSESELKLQAERLNQVYNLDVMESLLPEKPKCGCCGKEAAKRCSRCQGEWYCHRECQVKHWSKHKRACQLMAEVTEKIQRDLHGNS from the exons GACAGCATGCGCACATCGAGAAACTTAACATGCAAGCAATACTGAATGCTTCTGCCATGCACGATGAGTATGTTAAGGAGCTCCTGGTGTCATATGGAAAG ATACCTGTTCTGGTCCATGAAATGATCCTCGTTGAAATTTGGAAGCATAAAGTGTTCCCCATTTTATGTCAGCTGGAGGACTTCAATCCCAATAACACATTCCATCTTTATATGGTG ATCCACCATGAAGCCACAATCATAAACCTGCTTGAAACCATAATGTATCACAAG GATTCCTGTGAGGCTGCTGGTGACTCTGTTCTTGACTTGGTGGATTACTGCCACCGCAAGCTCACCCTGCTGGTCGGCAAAGCGACCAGGGAAGCCGCGACAACTCATGACCAACACAACCCGAAAGGGACAGCAGTCGTACCCTCGACAGACTTGATGACAGAGTTACAGATGCAGAGTGCTGCACAGGAATTTGAAATCTCTCTAAAAGCAGTCTCTGTGCTGCGCTTCATCACTGATCACACCGAGAG TATTAGTGTCATCAATCGCATGATGTGCACCCATAACATGCCTTGCATGCTGGTTCAGTTGATTGACTGCTGTCCTTGGAGTCGCTGTAAAGACG GTGAGGTAGAAAAGTACATCAATGGCAGATGGCAGAAGATTTCTGTAGAGTACCATTTAACGATGACAAAACTAGATGGCCAGGTCTGGATTTCCCTTCACAATCTGCTGCTGAAGGAAGACTGCCAAAGGAAATATGACTTTAACAATTACAACAAGAACCAGCTTCTAAAG CTTCAAGGTTTCATGACAGAGGTGTTGGTTGATCAGCTGCCAAACCTACTGGATTTGCAGCGTTTCCTGGCTCATCTCACCGTTACagaccccgcccccccaaaaaaagaactAATTTTGGAACag ATCCCAGAAATATGGAACTATATTGTGAGAGAGAATTCTGGGAAGTGGAAGGCAATAGCGAAGTATCAAGTCAAAGAAACTTTCAGCCCATCTGAAAGTGAACTGAAGCTGCAGGCAGAGAG GTTGAACCAGGTGTACAATTTGGATGTGATGGAGAGTTTACTCCCAGAGAAGCCAAAGTGTGGATGCTGTGGAAAAGAGGCCGCAAAGAGATGCTCTCGGTGTCAGGGAGAATGGTACTGTCACAG agaATGTCAGGTGAAGCACTGGTCTAAACACAAGAGAGCCTGTCAGCTCATGGCTGAGGTGACAGAGAAGATCCAGAGGGACCTGCACGGGAACAGCTGA